The nucleotide window AGCGTCTTCAGTTCCTCGCTGGCTGTCGGAAGAAGACGATGGCGAACATGATTCGGAAGAGTGCAGCGGAATGCAAGAACCGCCCGCGACGCCGGTCGCCCGCGATGAGCTAGCCTTAAGGCGTCACAGATTCTTCTCCGATTTGTTGCACGCCGCGCAAAACGCGACGGAGCACAGAGTGAGGTTCGACCCCCTAGGACCGATGGTGCACGCTGGTTAGGGTCCACCCTAAATTCATTTCCTACTTTGTATGATTTCTATTGatgttttctttgtaattttgaatgCGTACTAGGtgcaactgaaaaatattttgcatttatttattaactctttgcactggagaggcgATTCACAGTCTCCATTTTGATTCGATATTACAGAATCATCGGGTTGATGTAAAGGTTTTGATGCTTTTagctttagatttatttagtagCTTAATTGTTCGCTGGTAAAatcaaaactaagtaaaaacaaagaagaaagtgTCCTTGTATACACTATAATAGTTTGATAACAGATGTTATCTGtttctaaaaaaattttttttgttacaaaCAAGAACGTCAAACTTTTTGCATCGATCCAATATAAAGTTtggtattcaatattaaaattcatataatatagttacacatgaaacgttgaaatagaATAGTTCCATTCCTTGATCcgtatattacttatatttatgttagttgtaaaatatatcattaatgTTTCGTTAGAAAATGATCTAGCAAACAAACTTTCAGGTGCAAAGAGTTGATATTGCGAATACAATAAGCGCACTATTGTTCATATGCGACTctcattattttgattttaatttttgcGCGTTGCGTTGTGTTTTGCGCAATGCGacgtattttgtattattataacgAACATTGTTGGTATAGagttgtttttattgttttatcgttGATAACAAATGTATTtccttaaatattaattgaaagatTAACTTGAAATTATGTGAAATACTATAATTGGATTAACTCGAGCAACCTTAAAATATGGTAgccataaataatttatatgtgtAAGTGGACAGCACATTAGTTCTAAAACAACATGGTAGTATATCGGAAATTATTCTCAAACGTTGTTTCCAAGTTATGACAGACGTACTCACGAGTATCAGGTTTACTGGATTTACACATTGTTTCGATCTTAGTCATTCTATTTTTACTGTTTGACCTATTTACCTTTCAGTTGTATGATTTGATGAACTTTATATAACCGGAAAGAAGATTTCTAAGAAATGAATGTAGTAGCGAAAAGTAATTGTTATGACGATTTTTATATCTCGGAGTTGTTTTTAAAAGATTTATCTTTATAACGAAAAAGTAAAGTATAtacaagtattttataaataacgttTTATGAAGTATTAAAGACTTCTCAATGCTTGTTATTTAATTCAATGGACGCATTTCTTTGTCATTAAGTATCATTGAAGGACCGTGTGAAATCCACTACATGAAATAGTGCCTACCCACGCAGGGTTTGTAACACTCACGGTCGCGATTCACTTTTCGCAGATTTCCTAATAATAGGCCGGTATATACATGCGTTGAATATCATTAGACCCGCGGTTTAGTTCTTCACCAGTTTCTGAAAAGACTAGATCTCGCGGATCGTAAACGTTTCTTaacatagaaataattttgGATAAAACGAATGGACTTGTAAACAAAGTGCGATTTTTATTTGTACTCTGTTGGATTCAATTTGGTATGGGGACAATTATTTCAGTTgactattattttaatatcaactATTTTTTTGTATGAATTcactaaacaaaaataataaaaagtagatTAATTGTACTTACAttacttcaatttttatcttaaGTATATAGTTACTGAAGTAAGTAACATTGGCATTACAAAGAaaacacaaatttatttctattacataTGCTTGCAACATAATGATCTAATGGCTGTGGATGTTAATGcaactatttatacactcattctatatttaatatacatttcataAATGTGAACTTTCTGGAATATGTACCTTGCTATTAGTAGCAGTTTtatattaaagttattattgaaattttgtaataaaataataatgtagttCACTGTTAAATCTTATAAGCTGTAAAATcaagttttgttttttttttgcatgaattttttaacactttacaatattaacattttataagatgtaaatgaatttaatatattactattcAATGAATGATCTTAATGATTTTCCTATATTGTTTACATCATTTGTCACATATTAAtccattaaatatatattacattaaaggTTGCGACTCCAGCGATAAAGAAGATCACTTAGAAGAATTAGTTAATCGATTGGAAAACGTTACCAAACGATTAGAAAAAGTGCGAGGACATTCTGTAGCTGAAACTCAAGACACTGCTGTCCAAACAAGTACACCATCACCAAGGAGGTCTAAGCCAGTTGAAAACGGTACATCAGTACAGTCTGCCTCACCTGTTCAGTTACCTCATAAATCAGTATCAGATAAAACTGTAAGCATGTCAGTCTCAGGCTATGAAGATTTATTGGCTGGACCCGTAAGAGAATATTTGCAATTAAGTGATAAAATTGGTGGCGATGTAGCCGTCCATAGTAAGCTTGTAGAAAAGGCATTTCAGTAAGTATTTTACTACAATACTACTTtagacattaaataattttatgcgaattacataacatttttgttcttttcttatAGAATTCAACTTGCATTTATTCAAACTGCAGCAAGTCGGCCAGCTCCAACGAATCAGTCAGAACAGATTGCTCTACTTGCACCCACCTCTACACAAATTCAACAAATTCAAGATTTTCGAGAGAAAAATAGAGGGTCTcaattctttaatcatttatcaGCAATTAGTGAAAGTATTCCAGCTTTGGGATGGGTTGCTGTATCACCTACACCAGCACCTtatgtaaaagaaatgaatgatgcaggacaattttattctaatcgTGTCTTGAAAGATTGGAAAGAAAAgtaagttttttttatatataatttcacgataataaaaaaataagagtgtttttatagttatttttgtaaaatctaatttatatttttgaaaaattcatgtaTTGATACAGAGTTCATTTAGTTCTTTATATCTGCAGAGATAAAGTGCACGCAGAATGGTGCAAGGCTTGGGTACAAACACTAAGTGATCTTCAACAATATGTACGTCAACATCACACAACAGGATTGGTCTGGGCAAAAACTGGCTCTGCACCGGCAGGCATACCACCACCTCCACCACCATGCATGCCTATTGGAGATGTGGCACCCATCAATATTGCTGATGATAGAAGTGCTCTTTTCGCAGAAATTAATCAAGGCGAAGCTATTACGAAAAGTAAATATAGCTTGGACGTGGAATATCAATACTTTAgttacttaaaataattaataaattaacgttTTGCTTAACAGATTTAAAGAAAGTAACTTCTGAAATGCAGACACATAAAAACCCTTCACTAAGAACTGGTCCAGCACCATTTAAAGCGCCAATAGTCGATAATGCTATACCGTCGAAAACAGTACCACCTGCAAGTGCACCAATTGACAAACCACCAGTATTTACTAAAGATGGAAAGAAATGGCTTATAGTAAGTATTATTATCTACAATATAATGAAATcagttttttcagttttttactcTTTTTGTTCGAAACTATATTTTGCTTTTCGTTACAGGAATACCACAAAGGAAATAAAGATTTGCTCGTTGAAAATGTAGAGATGAATAACGTCATCTATATGTTCCGTTGTCAAGATTGTACCTTAGTTATTAAAGGCAAAGTAAATTCCATTGTGATGGATTCATGTCGCAAATCATCTATTGTTTTTGACTCAGTTGTATCGAGTATCGAATTTGTCAACTGCCAAAGTGCCCAAATGCAggtaagattttttaaatattattacttacatAAAATTGACTTCtatatttttgttgaaattataaaaaatacatttatttccaaATGTGTTCATATATACACAACATAATTACATAGAGTTCCATCttatcagtgtaaaataaaagtacaacatataaaaaaactatGCCTGGGGTCATTCTTTACGAATTTTATGAATACAGACATTAAGTAATATTTGTAATCGATAATCAGTTGGAGATTTGACGTTCAGATACAAGTTTCTTGCATACATTTTGTAATTCATGTAAATGTGCCAAATTTGGTTCCTGATGAAGAATTTCAAGTAATGCTACATATTCATCGTTGTTCAATTCTTTAGGTGTTCcgcatatttgaaatttatttaatgcacTTTCTGAtgttcttgaaatattttctaaatccGTGATAGACGTGCTTGTATCAGTAACTGATGGCTTAGCAGTAACatcaatttctttttgttctACAGATAGAAAAcacaaatgttttaatttatcgCTTGATAAACTATTCGTTAGCGATGCACTGTTTGCTTTAGAAGCAGTCAAATCAGTagatatattttgatttaactCATTACCATTTATAACAGAAGAAACAATAGTTACAATTTTGTGCATGGCGCTTTGTTTCTTTTCAATTGAATCTGTTGCAaggttttcatttttcttatcgAATTTGTTgtcaaaagtttctttttgtaTATTCATCTCtctgtttttaatatattctaaaaatttGTTGGGATCTACTATCTTTGTTGTGTTATGATCATATTTTGTGAATATATTAACATAGATTACCATTTGTTCTTGTGCAGTAATATTACTATCAGTATTTGCAATTGTATTATCTATCGCACACGATGATGGTATATCATCTGGatttttaatgcaattatttatttcttttaaatgctGATTATTAACTTTCAATGTGCCTTCTACTTTTAAACTTTCTTCTGTTGCATAATGACTTTTACTGGATAAGTTGTCTCTCCAAAGCATAGTCATTGTTAATGGACTCCTCGCTGGACTTCTAGATCTAGTTACATTTTCTGTTTTTCGAGCTGCTTCCAATCTGCTTTTTAAAACCGGTATGCACGATCGTGAAGAAGTTTTTGGTGTTGGtattaattgttttgtataaCTTTTTAACTGCAATTTAGTGTCATTTCGTTGTATAAAATCTGCTGTATTACTTGGAAATTCATAAGATTGTgatgatatatattttgatgATCCATACTTTGATGATCCATTTGATCCAAAACTTATTTGTGATCGAGATCTCTTTAAACCTAACTTAACGTTGTGGTCGATATTATGTCTACGTTCAATAGATAAATCTCTAAATTTTGTTTGGATTGATGGTGTATTATAATCTGTTCTAGTATGAACGGTATTCGCCGAATCAGATTTTAAACTTTTCAAACTCTGCAAAGCAActgatttttttaatgtttcaaactttgaaatctcgtaactttttgattttatttttgtatttgttcTTTGCAATGTTATATTTTCGTTTAGATCCCTTGGAGAAACTTGACACGAAGATGTACCCGATAAAATTGCAGTTTGGtctgtaattatttttgtttcatttacatGTGAATTTAATTGTTCTTTATCACTAGGACTCATACTTGTTGGtagtgaaatttgattattcatattattgtaTGGTATTGAAGTTTGGTTTTCTAAAGTTATTTCATCTTTTATTGTTGCTTCTATGTTGTTTATTGTTGacgcattaatattttttatatgattttcagAAACGGTtacgttatttttattactttctctATCGAAGTCTAATAATTTTGTTGTCTCATCATCattgttaattgtaattttcacaTAGGACTTTGCGATCTTTGTTTCTGCTAGGTTGACCATTTTATGGTCATTtgatttggaaataaataacaaatcagTATTTCTAGTATCCTTTAAATCTTGTTCATGGTAGTCTAATTTTGTGTTAGTTTGTTGTGCCTTTAAAGTTGAATATACACAGTCTTTCGTGTGTTTcggatttgaattatttaatttcgtagTAGAACTTGAAGCTTCATCTGTGAAATACACACTACTCTGTGGGGAAATGAGGTTGGAATAAGATTTATAGAGGTCTGcctcattaattatttctttattatccaGATTAACAACTGAATTTTGCGCTACTGAACTATTTTTTCCATCTTCAACATAGCGAACTTGTGGTGCTTTGCGCCTTTCTGTTGAAGACAACTCTTCCTTGCATGTTGGTCCTTGTTCATCACAATTTTCTACTTCGACGAAATCGCATTTTTGAATAGTTATGGTATTAGTTGAAATCGTTTGTTCGTTTTTTACGTTAACATAATCATCGCTATAATCATTCTTGACAGTTGAccagtttaaatttaattcttcatCTGCTGATTTGTTAGCCAATTCTGTTATAGAAGATTGTTCTGGAATATTAGAATTGTTTGAGTAATTTATACTACATGAATCCTGTAAGTTTGTCTCAATTGAGTTTTCTTTACTTTCAGAGATTGATAATTCATACATTGTACCTGCATCATCTATCAGTGTATGAAATTCTGTTGTTTCTTCAGCATTTTCTGTTGCTATTATTTGTTCTATTAATGAGCACGTGCCAGGATGCCTCTTTAAACTCAAATTTGGACTagatatcaaattttcattgtCTTCGATATATTTCTTATCCTCTAATACAtttaagtttttatttaacaaGTCATCTACGATTTTACAATGGTCCACAGAATCTGAATCCAAAAGATTACAGCcttcatttttgtttaaatttaaattctgttCATCTATGAAAGAGTCATTTAAGTTTTCTGAAAATAGCTCCATGCTGCTATTATTATGAGTTACGAGCTCATTCATATTGCTGATACATAAGAAATTTGATTTAGGTTTCTCTTCGGTATGTACATTTCTCAAGTAGTTTGTAAATTCTATTTCCTTAAGTTTCTCGTCAGATTTATTTGAAGTATTACTTTCATGCTTTATATGTAAATTACATGAAACACTTTCTGTAGACTTAGTTTCATGTACGCTCTTGTATTTTGATAaagataattcattaatattagcTTTATCATTTTCCTGTATTATGTTACTGAGACTAAAATATTCAGAACCCGAAGCAAGATTTTGGTTAGAATCAGTGCCATCTCTGCGTGTGTCCTGATtcataatttgatttttatgtatGAAGTCTCTTACGTTTTCGCTAAATCCTGAAGAATTAGGTAATTGTTTTCCatgttttatattgaaaaacatATAAGTTCGACTACTTCTTTCAGTCGAGCTACTAACAGATTGTTCCTCTGTTATGATATCTAATAGTTTAGTCtgaagattattattaatgtaagaGCATTTACTATATTCTGATATACATTTGTTACTTATATTTTCTCTCTTCTCGTCATTGTAACATGTCTTTTCTAGTTCTACACGTGTTAATAATGCTCTTTTGATTTGCAATGCTTCTTGAAGCAACAATGCTGTGGATTTATCATCTGATTCACTCTCTTTGGATATTTCTGTGCGACTTGAGGTTGGTGATGTTATCAAATCTTCATCAGTTTCCATTGGGACGATCTGTCCTTCTGAGTAACTAAATGGTTTTGTTTCATTTGGTATTACATAATTATCCTTCGCGATTGTTTCTGTACTGCTGTTCTTATCATCGACAAAGTCAGatgaaatagtataatatactcTTTCTGGAATTTTGTTCGATTTCTGATTACTCAATAAATACATTTGATTTTCTGTTTGTTTAGGAAGCGAAGAATAAagatcatttaaattatttgtataatatgtgCTAACTACGTGTGAATAACTTTGAATAGATATATCAGAACTCCTGCCTGTTTCATCACTGTCATATTGTTCAGAACTGATGTAGACAGTTTTGTGTATATCATTGAAACCTTTTCTAGTGGCAGTGTTGAAACCTACTCTATTTTTTCCCTTCTTGTCCCGAGCATTAGCTTCTGTTTTAATCGAGATAGTCTTATCCATGACATTTTGATAAATGTTGTTTAGTTTATTACCACTGTCCTGTGATTTGTCTTTTACTCTTGCTTCTGAATTTTGTATCTCGTACGTTCGTATTACATTATGTAAACTTTCCAGCTTCTTTTTTACTTGATACAAAGTTTCCTGAGACGTTTCTATATACTTCTGACGTTCACACAATTGCGGAATAAATGTGTGCGATGATTGCTGAGGAAACATTTCGTTACAAAATgttatattcattttcgaagGTACTAAACGTTTGTCAGTTAGCTTTATAATCGGGCAAACTGCATTCGATATatctaaacaattttctttgttttgtttcctTGGTACTTTTGCTTTCAtatcttttttttgtttcatcGTTATTTTATTTGTGTCCACTGAGTTTTCTCTTGACTTTTCACTTACACTAGGTGTATCCTTTTGTTGGATATATTTCTGCTGCTGCAATATAATGTACATAACTCATTGTAGGTTTAGGATCTCATTAAATGCTAGCAGAATGGGCTTTTTAGGTTTCGTTGGTAtggaaagaataataaattgtagCTTTGAACTGATATGATGTATCTGTTTACAATGACATTATAATCATATTACATATTGCACAATAGTTATCTAATATCTACACGACTGAATTACTTAGCTGtacatttttatctatttacagtttcgtataaatgaaaaaaaagtatataatagaCATTTTCAcaagaattcattttttaaatactatttttaatttacttgaactattaaaatatagtttatcCCAGTTTTGTACTTTTTGTACAATAAACAcgtaaatctaaataaaaatccatggTCCATTAATCATCATGAAAAGCGAACTGCGAACGTTTAATGAGTCTTTCAGTATATCCTTTCAGTTTACCTGCACATCCGACCAGCAATTATTAACCGAAGATTCGTTGCTGATTTCTTGAGAACTGCAGACCAACCCAAGGTTTTTGTTGCTTTCGTGTAATTCTTGCAAAAATTGTTTGCATTCGTCCATACTCCTCGTGTATTTCTTGAATGGCTCCATCATTTTTTCAGCTTTGAGAAGTTTCGCTTTATGACCTAGCCTGCTCGTTGATCTACTGTTTCCTTTTTGCTGGGGGAGCGGATGTGAGGACACATTTTTGTTCTGCACTTCAAAATTCTCGCTTTTGGACGCCTTGCGTCGTCTTCGATTGCCCACCCTCTTAAACACAGGATTCATCCTGCAAGCACAAAAGCTTTAGGGTACAAATAATGTGTATGATAATTATTTGGAATTGAAAATAGTAGTGGTCTCTTTACTGCATGCAATTTGAAACGTTTGGAATCTGTACGATTGACTTTAGAACTACAAAAGCGAAGCAGGTATGCGAGTCTATACTGTAATTGTACTTTAAGGATCTGTCGCTGTCGCTTTTCGAAGATCTGTTGATGGGTTCTAGGGGTAAAACTTCACGCCTTGGACAGCGATAAAAGGAATTCTTCTTTGCGTCGAATAGCTCTGTTAGATGATGCTCAGAGGGATGATGCTTGCCTTTTGAATATGAAATGAACGATTCGTCTCTTCCGGGTCTGAAAGAAGTAATATAAATAGTACAAggcgttttaaaattacaattcttataaGTTTAGTGAGTAATTTGAAGGTTTGTAAGAGGAATCCAGTCCTCCAATCCAATCCAGTCCAAATCAAAAGTCTAGAGGAATCAAATTATGTCGATATTCAAAAGTGAGATCAAATTAACTTGACAATTAATGTGAGTTGTTAAAGATCAAAAAGATCTCGATACCTTAATAGCACTTGTTTGATCCAATCAGCGCGGTCGTTGGCGTTTGATAATGTTAGTCGAAGATTTTGCAGGTGCTTCCTGAACTTCGGTTTTTGAATTTCGTGGGGCATAGGCCACGAGCCGTACTGCATTTTATACGTCAGTATGTTCACTTTTAGTTCGAGGTCTTCTATTTTGTACCCGACTTTGTTAAGGATTTCCTTGTCCTTCAGGACGTTGTTTAACCGTTTCCCTTTAGATTGTATTACACGGAATAATAAGGTACAGACGAGGAATGTACAAAGAACCTTCGAACAacgataaattttattaataaacaaattgtgCTCGTTGATGCAGATTAATATTTTCAGAGAATAATTTGTAATGATAACtatttatcagaaaatgttcatgTTAATTATTAGATCTTATTATtcctgaaattaatttaaaccttgcaattttgaaaaatccaacaacAAAACTACCCAAGTTAAATGCATTTTTTAAGGTAATCAAATTTGGTTATGGAATTATAGCTTTATAATAAAAGGTCaatagttttacatttaaaaGAGAAGTTTGTTAAATCTGCtcataattctaatatttttcatcaATCTGTTAATTGGTTGGATTTTACGTTTACGAAGAATTTAGATAAAAGGGTCATTAGACAaacaaataagaagaaaaagaataattgaaaaataagtaaattgttttctttgtttaataGACGATTAAAACGTTCTGTGTGTTGGAAATATTTGGTCTATCTTTTGAATATTTGCAATTTTACAGACGACGTTTGATCATCACTTTCAGGATGAACAAGAATCATTAACGTGATGTTTGTTTTCACTAAACAGATGAAGATAACGTTTAATGCCTGCAGAACTAGTTTTTCGGTCAAATAATCGAGGACGTCAGTTACAATCTCGCTCCAAATGTAATTTGCGATTGCTTTTGGACATTCTTTCCAGTCGACTTCGCAGATCATATGCACCGGTTCGAGATTTCCGCCTGTGTAAATCACAAATACAGGCCGATACGAATGAGAGGAATTGGTTAACgagtttaaaatttgaaattaacacGCTTAGGCTaagttttaaacaaaaaataagtaaaatagaaaataaataaataaattgtggaTATGGTAACGATAAGTTAAGCCTCACCGAAATGCCACTGCATTCTGTCTGAAGACGGGTTGGTCGGGACCATAGGTGTTATAGAATCCCTGGCTCGTGCCTGTTGTTATTATTTTGGAGCTGTACCGCGTGAAACATGAAAAATCATCAAAAACCGTGATCTGCAGTTGTTTATCGATAGAAAACGAGATTCTTTTATAGGGTGGTCTAAAAGAAGGATACATtgcattgtaataaatattaatgttcttAGTCAAGTGATTAATTTTGTGTATATATGatcttgattttgaaaatgttttcatatttgCTGTGATATTTACACAGTTATTATCAGTGAAGAAAATAAACAAGTGTTCTATTTTTAGCGAGTGAAAAGAAAATCCtgtttatgatatttatatatattataacagcTATACGTAATTAATTTTGGTTCCTTTTTCTTGTTTAATAACAGGTACTAGGAAAGGTACCCACCATCTCCATCGACAAGACCGATGGTTGCCAGATGTATTTGAGCTCGGAGTCGATGGACGTCGAATTAATCAGCAGCAAGTCCAGTGAGATGAATGTTATGGTGCCGAAAGGGAACGGAGATTACGTAAGTTTATTgccataataaattattcgattaaacGGAAAATAATCTAGtgaatttatatctttttttacCATTTCAGGCTGAGTATCCTGTACCAGAGCAATTCAAGACCACGGTCAGTCCGAAGGGTCTCAACACGATCGCAGTCGACTCACTGGGCTAAAGCTGCCAACAATTTAACCATTTATAGCCTAAACTAACTATCCGATTAAGAATACGGTTCATTAGAGGTATCATCTTCAGAGGATTCAtcgatttcttatttattgcttcttcaattaatttaagaCATCGGGAGAGGGGCGATGAAGTAGAATGGATTAGTTTCATCCGCGCAACTAGATCCCGTGATCTCTCAGAGAACACGGTACTCGATTAGAACAATTCACTGAACAACATTACGGTCCCATCTCGTTCGATGTAACTGTGCATTTCGTGGAGATCATCGACTCCCGGTTCAGGctaaaattaaaaagataaaaaaaattaatagtaataaataaaaaatgattgcaCGATCAAACGATTACGCTCACGGAATTTAAATTACGCGGGTATTCGCGACatgatattttgtaatataggATTAATTAGATCTCTAGTGGTTGTGATTTGTTGATACATATAGATTGAATCGGCATCCTCCACGAAACCGTTCGTTTGCACGTTTGGTGCTGAGATAAGGAGACAGACTGTAGGTTGGATTAGTAATATAGGTATGGACAAAAGTTTTGCTACCTTCGGACcgcaattttatacatttacacaattttttaataatcgaacTTTTGCCCAAACCGGTCGTCAAGATGACTCGCCAAGGAATTGCCACTTGACATTTCTTTCTTTAACGGGCGATCAAAGCGAGTATTGCCCGGGCGCACTGAATAAGGAAAAGAATAGAATTGGGAAGCATTTTGGAGCCACTTCTGAAACGTTTAGGAATGTCATATCAATAGTTGGATATGTTACCTCTAGACTTTTGCAGCAGGGTGCGTTCATCACGGTTTAGTCATCGGTTTCATCAAAATTGTATCCTTATGTCCTAAATTTTAAGGGTACATTGATTTTTTGTTCAGGAGTCTTCCGATTTTACAGGTATTCGTGATGTGTGTAAATAGagtaatatcgaattttatttacGATCAAGGTAAGCGCCAACATTAGTTAGCTGGTCAAGGCCAGGCATTTCGTCTAGAGTTGTTTTAAGGAAAGTTATTGAtctttgaaatttcatatttctaccAAGTTGATGAGAAATCAGTTACTTCTTGAAATCATTACATAAAAGTATGTAGATAAAGAATTAGAACGATGAGATTGGGCCATGATTGTGGATGTTTCGATAACCTTGGCCAGCCAACTAGCTTGTCACTTACTGAAACGTTTGTTCAATCCGAGAATGTTTGGAATTTTCGGTATGCACATCGGATTATGTGTGTGAAATGATCAAAATGATTGTGCAAAAGTCTTGATGGTCCACCTGTTATGAAGAAGGGTATCGTGAACAATAGGGGATGTTGTGAACCTGATATTGAACATCAAAAGCGTGCTGTTTGAACGTGACATAAATTACATTGTGATTTTTACCACTTGGTATATT belongs to Nomia melanderi isolate GNS246 chromosome 12, iyNomMela1, whole genome shotgun sequence and includes:
- the capt gene encoding adenylyl cyclase-associated protein 1 isoform X5, with amino-acid sequence MLHRCSVIYSLMFVVLIYVLPSETIPARCDSSDKEDHLEELVNRLENVTKRLEKVRGHSVAETQDTAVQTSTPSPRRSKPVENGTSVQSASPVQLPHKSVSDKTVSMSVSGYEDLLAGPVREYLQLSDKIGGDVAVHSKLVEKAFQIQLAFIQTAASRPAPTNQSEQIALLAPTSTQIQQIQDFREKNRGSQFFNHLSAISESIPALGWVAVSPTPAPYVKEMNDAGQFYSNRVLKDWKEKDKVHAEWCKAWVQTLSDLQQYVRQHHTTGLVWAKTGSAPAGIPPPPPPCMPIGDVAPINIADDRSALFAEINQGEAITKNLKKVTSEMQTHKNPSLRTGPAPFKAPIVDNAIPSKTVPPASAPIDKPPVFTKDGKKWLIEYHKGNKDLLVENVEMNNVIYMFRCQDCTLVIKGKVNSIVMDSCRKSSIVFDSVVSSIEFVNCQSAQMQVLGKVPTISIDKTDGCQMYLSSESMDVELISSKSSEMNVMVPKGNGDYAEYPVPEQFKTTVSPKGLNTIAVDSLG
- the capt gene encoding adenylyl cyclase-associated protein 1 isoform X6 translates to MSVSGYEDLLAGPVREYLQLSDKIGGDVAVHSKLVEKAFQIQLAFIQTAASRPAPTNQSEQIALLAPTSTQIQQIQDFREKNRGSQFFNHLSAISESIPALGWVAVSPTPAPYVKEMNDAGQFYSNRVLKDWKEKDKVHAEWCKAWVQTLSDLQQYVRQHHTTGLVWAKTGSAPAGIPPPPPPCMPIGDVAPINIADDRSALFAEINQGEAITKNLKKVTSEMQTHKNPSLRTGPAPFKAPIVDNAIPSKTVPPASAPIDKPPVFTKDGKKWLIEYHKGNKDLLVENVEMNNVIYMFRCQDCTLVIKGKVNSIVMDSCRKSSIVFDSVVSSIEFVNCQSAQMQVLGKVPTISIDKTDGCQMYLSSESMDVELISSKSSEMNVMVPKGNGDYAEYPVPEQFKTTVSPKGLNTIAVDSLG